A stretch of Lathyrus oleraceus cultivar Zhongwan6 chromosome 6, CAAS_Psat_ZW6_1.0, whole genome shotgun sequence DNA encodes these proteins:
- the LOC127092128 gene encoding G-type lectin S-receptor-like serine/threonine-protein kinase At1g34300, which translates to MPLSISTFFFLFFLFNLQPSTSQQQQQLKSFNTSLSPWLPSQNRTLTSPNSNFAAGFFPIPNSPNLFTFSIWFSKIPPSLDSIIWSISTKLNSSSSLIITSKGELLLNNLSFLANSNSTQLVLHDNGNLVFGNWTSFSNPTNTILPNQNITGIEIVSSNKKFKFVKSQNLILNDDSSSSTQYYSTPSALLFMDDAGKMSMQSNSFLTSDYGDSRFRKLVLHDDGNLRIYSFYPEQENSWVIVWLAIWEMCKIKGKCGPNSICMPREDFYNSTFCVCPSGFEPVEGGSEVGCKRKIPLTVTSNTHFLRLDYVNYTSSGSMNQIYALNYTTCEASCKRNSSCLGFGFKYDGSGYCVLLQGKELQYGLWSPGTELALFLKVDQKESEGSNFIGMTEVMQTTCPVRISLPLPPKDSNTTTRNIVIICTLFAAELIAGVAFFWSFLKRYIKYRDMATTLGLELLPAGGPKRFTYSEIKAATNDFSNLIGRGGFGDVYKGELPDHRVVAVKCLKNVTGGDAEFWAEVTIIARMHHLNLVRLWGFCAEKGQRILVYEYIPGGSLDKYLFRVKSRKGSGESESEQSHDNSSNPSTLEKPVLDWNMRYRIALGMARAIAYLHEECLEWVLHCDIKPENILLGDDCCPKISDFGLAKLRKKEDMVTMSRRRGTPGYMAPEWITADPITSKADVYSFGMVLLELVSGVRNFEIQGSVVRSDEWYFPGWAFDKMFKEMRVEEILDSQISHAYDSKSHFQLVNRMVKTAMWCLQDRPEARPTMGKVAKMIEGTVEIMEPKKPTVFFLGEE; encoded by the coding sequence ATGCCTCTCTCAATCTCCACTTTCTTCTTCTTGTTTTTCCTCTTCAATCTTCAACCTTCAACttcacaacaacaacaacaactcaaatccTTCAACACCTCACTCTCACCATGGCTTCCCTCACAAAACAGAACCCTCACCTCACCAAACTCCAACTTCGCAGCTGGTTTTTTCCCCATACCAAACTCACCAAACCTCTTCACTTTCTCAATATGGTTCTCCAAAATCCCTCCATCTTTAGACTCTATCATCTGGAGCATCTCAACAAAACTCAACTCATCTTCCTCTCTCATCATAACCTCAAAAGGTGAACTCTTGCTCAACAATCTTTCCTTTCTTGCTAATTCAAATTCCACACAACTTGTTCTTCATGATAATGGAAACCTTGTTTTTGGAAATTGGACTAGCTTTTCAAATCCAACTAACACTATCTTACCAAACCAAAACATTACTGGGATTGAAATTGTTTCAAGTAACAAAAAGTTCAAGTTTGTTAAATCTCAGAATTTGATTCTCAATGATGATTCCTCATCGTCAACTCAGTACTATAGTACGCCTAGTGCTTTGTTGTTTATGGATGATGCTGGAAAAATGAGTATGCAAAGTAACTCTTTTCTTACTTCTGATTATGGTGATTCTAGGTTTAGGAAACTTGTTCTTCATGATGATGGAAATTTGAGAATTTATAGCTTTTATCCTGAACAGGAAAACTCTTGGGTTATTGTTTGGTTAGCAATTTGGGAAATGTGTAAAATCAAAGGAAAGTGTGGACCTAATTCAATTTGTATGCCTAGAGAAGATTTCTACAATTCTACTTTTTGTGTTTGTCCTTCTGGTTTTGAGCCTGTTGAAGGTGGGAGTGAAGTTGGTTGTAAGAGGAAAATTCCACTTACAGTTACAAGTAACACTCATTTTCTTAGGCTTGATTACGTAAACTATACGAGTAGCGGTTCGATGAATCAAATCTATGCTTTAAACTATACAACTTGTGAAGCAAGTTGTAAACGAAACTCCAGTTGTCTTGGATTTGGATTCAAGTACGACGGATCGGGCTATTGTGTTTTGTTACAAGGTAAAGAGCTTCAATATGGTTTATGGTCGCCCGGGACTGAGCTAGCTTTGTTTTTGAAAGTTGATCAGAAGGAATCCGAAGGATCAAATTTCATCGGTATGACGGAAGTGATGCAGACGACTTGTCCCGTGAGGATAAGTTTGCCTTTACCTCCTAAGGATTCGAACACAACGACGAGAAATATTGTGATTATATGTACGCTTTTCGCGGCTGAACTTATTGCTGGTGTGGCTTTCTTTTGGTCTTTCCTTAAGAGGTATATCAAGTATAGGGACATGGCTACCACTTTAGGACTTGAACTTTTACCTGCAGGTGGTCCGAAACGGTTTACCTACTCGGAGATCAAAGCCGCGACTAATGATTTCTCGAATCTCATTGGGAGGGGCGGGTTTGGAGATGTGTACAAAGGTGAGTTGCCTGATCATCGTGTTGTCGCGGTGAAGTGTTTAAAGAATGTTACAGGTGGTGACGCGGAGTTTTGGGCGGAAGTTACCATAATTGCAAGGATGCATCACTTGAACTTGGTTCGATTGTGGGGCTTCTGCGCCGAGAAAGGTCAAAGGATACTTGTTTATGAGTACATCCCGGGTGGATCGTTGGATAAGTATCTCTTTAGAGTGAAATCTCGCAAGGGAAGCGGGGAATCTGAGTCTGAACAAAGTCATGATAATAGTTCAAATCCAAGTACTTTAGAGAAACCTGTTTTGGATTGGAACATGAGGTATAGAATTGCTCTTGGTATGGCCAGGGCGATCGCGTATCTGCACGAGGAGTGTTTGGAATGGGTTTTGCATTGTGATATAAAGCCGGAGAACATTCTCTTAGGCGATGATTGTTGTCCTAAGATATCGGATTTTGGATTGGCGAAACTGAGGAAAAAAGAAGACATGGTGACAATGTCAAGAAGGAGAGGGACTCCTggctatatggcaccggaatgGATAACAGCGGATCCAATAACTTCAAAGGCCGATGTGTATAGTTTCGGTATGGTGCTGTTGGAGCTTGTGAGCGGAGTGAGGAACTTCGAGATTCAAGGATCTGTGGTGAGGAGTGATGAATGGTATTTTCCGGGATGGGCTTTTGATAAGATGTTTAAGGAAATGAGAGTTGAAGAAATTCTTGATAGTCAAATTTCGCATGCTTATGACAGTAAATCGCATTTTCAGTTGGTTAATAGAATGGTGAAGACTGCAATGTGGTGTTTGCAGGATAGGCCTGAGGCAAGGCCAACAATGGGGAAGGTGGCTAAGATGATAGAAGGGACTGTGGAGATCATGGAACCTAAAAAACCAACTGTTTTCTTCCTTGGAGAAGAGTAG